The following coding sequences are from one Rhodobiaceae bacterium window:
- the legF gene encoding CMP-N,N'-diacetyllegionaminic acid synthase, with the protein MPGKNIRPLLGKPLIVHSIEQAQASKLFEHIAVSSDDQAILDAARAAGVRHLVQRPPELATDVAAKLPAIRHCVETVENEIGRGVDIVADLQPTSPLRWPSDIVGAVALLDNRDVENVITGSPAKCSPYFNLVEERPDGSVGLSKPTDPPIVRRQDAPRTFDMNGSIYVWRRATLMSDVGLFLEKTRLFEMPEDRSADIDTELDFQFVEFLAERSAAT; encoded by the coding sequence GTGCCAGGCAAGAATATCCGGCCGCTTCTGGGTAAACCTCTGATCGTTCATTCAATTGAGCAGGCACAAGCGAGCAAGCTTTTCGAACACATTGCCGTATCCAGTGATGATCAGGCGATTTTGGACGCGGCGCGTGCCGCTGGTGTCCGACATCTTGTTCAGCGCCCGCCGGAACTTGCGACGGATGTTGCGGCTAAGCTTCCCGCAATTCGACATTGCGTTGAGACAGTTGAGAATGAAATCGGGCGGGGGGTCGACATCGTCGCGGACTTGCAACCAACATCGCCGCTACGCTGGCCGAGCGATATTGTCGGGGCGGTTGCTCTTCTTGATAATCGTGATGTGGAGAATGTTATCACAGGGTCGCCGGCTAAGTGTTCTCCCTATTTCAACCTGGTTGAAGAACGCCCAGATGGATCAGTTGGGCTGTCAAAGCCAACCGATCCTCCTATCGTGCGGCGTCAGGATGCGCCGCGGACGTTTGACATGAACGGCTCAATATACGTGTGGCGGCGCGCTACATTGATGAGTGACGTTGGATTATTCCTTGAGAAGACACGTCTCTTTGAGATGCCGGAGGACCGGTCCGCCGACATTGATACTGAACTTGATTTTCAGTTTGTTGAGTTTTTGGCTGAACGTTCAGCCGCGACCTGA
- the hddC gene encoding D-glycero-alpha-D-manno-heptose 1-phosphate guanylyltransferase has protein sequence MAHWKKAVLDPSATLGEAIRNLDESALQIALVVDPDGRLLGTITDGDVRRAILRSETLDAPVGNVMKANPITAGPDIDRKTVMRWMREYQIAQVPIVDAEGVLTGLETLSRIVQDDRSDNWVVIMAGGLGTRLRPLTENLPKPLIPVGGKPVLESIIERLAEQGFKRIFLSVNYQAEKVEAYFGDGHEWGVDISYLEESKRLGTAGALTLLPETPSAPFLVMNADLVTAINFRRLLDFHVDQVADATMGVREYRFQVPYGVIEMSGNQITEINEKPTQNYFVNGGVYALSPAILHHVPDGEMYDMPTLFDQVISEGGLASAFPIHEYWIDIGQLDDLQQAQEEFGKVFGAKEPV, from the coding sequence ATGGCTCATTGGAAAAAGGCAGTTCTGGACCCGAGCGCCACTCTAGGAGAGGCGATCAGGAACCTTGACGAAAGTGCACTGCAAATTGCACTGGTTGTTGATCCGGACGGGAGACTGTTGGGAACCATCACCGACGGCGATGTTCGTCGCGCGATCCTTCGCAGCGAAACACTGGATGCGCCGGTTGGGAATGTGATGAAGGCAAACCCCATCACTGCCGGACCTGACATCGACCGGAAAACGGTGATGCGCTGGATGCGAGAATATCAGATCGCACAAGTGCCTATTGTCGATGCAGAGGGCGTGTTGACTGGTCTAGAGACACTGAGTCGCATCGTTCAGGACGACCGAAGTGATAATTGGGTTGTGATTATGGCCGGTGGCCTGGGCACACGACTTCGACCCCTAACGGAGAACCTTCCCAAGCCGCTTATCCCTGTAGGCGGGAAACCGGTGCTTGAGAGCATTATTGAACGGCTGGCGGAGCAGGGGTTCAAACGCATTTTTCTGTCGGTCAACTACCAGGCGGAAAAGGTGGAAGCCTACTTTGGTGATGGGCATGAATGGGGTGTCGACATCTCCTATTTGGAAGAAAGCAAACGGCTGGGCACGGCCGGCGCTTTGACGCTCCTGCCGGAAACTCCTAGTGCTCCGTTCCTTGTTATGAACGCGGATCTGGTGACGGCGATCAATTTTCGCCGGCTTCTTGATTTTCATGTGGATCAGGTGGCCGATGCGACCATGGGTGTCCGGGAGTACCGCTTCCAGGTCCCGTATGGTGTCATTGAGATGAGTGGCAACCAGATTACCGAGATCAATGAGAAGCCAACTCAGAACTATTTTGTGAATGGCGGTGTCTATGCGTTGTCACCGGCCATTTTACATCATGTCCCTGACGGTGAGATGTATGACATGCCGACTTTGTTCGACCAGGTGATCTCTGAGGGTGGGCTTGCGAGCGCCTTTCCGATCCATGAATACTGGATCGATATCGGTCAACTGGATGACCTGCAACAGGCACAGGAAGAATTTGGCAAAGTCTTTGGTGCGAAAGAGCCGGTGTGA
- the legI gene encoding N,N'-diacetyllegionaminic acid synthase — MNQVTVIAEAGVNHNGSLDRAIEMIDVAADIGVDVVKFQTFNAEALVTRSAPKADYQKETTEESETQLEMLRALELDVGAHRRLIQRCAEKGVQFLSTPFDLGSLDLLANELNVGTLKVGSGELTNAPLLHACAKAGRDLILSTGMATLDEVETMLGVVAHGYLGENTPGEKAFEEAFESEAGKAALKSRVKLLHCTSSYPTPDIDVNLRAIETLRTTFGLPVGFSDHSEGIVHAIASVAMGACIIEKHYTLDKELPGPDHKASATPEELSALVEGVRRVSTGLGDGAKEPRPAEISNMAIGRKSLVACKPISAGEVFTTDNLTVKRPGTGLRPELYWSLLGTHAARAYAPDDMITQ, encoded by the coding sequence ATGAACCAAGTCACGGTAATCGCCGAAGCTGGTGTCAATCACAATGGGTCTCTGGACCGTGCCATTGAGATGATTGATGTTGCCGCCGACATTGGTGTGGATGTTGTGAAGTTTCAAACCTTCAATGCGGAAGCGCTGGTGACGCGGAGCGCCCCGAAAGCTGACTATCAGAAAGAAACGACTGAAGAGAGTGAAACGCAGTTGGAAATGCTGCGCGCGCTGGAGCTTGATGTTGGCGCTCACCGGAGACTCATTCAACGATGTGCCGAAAAGGGCGTACAGTTTCTCTCGACGCCCTTTGATCTGGGGAGCCTGGACCTTCTTGCCAATGAGCTCAACGTTGGAACGCTAAAAGTCGGGTCGGGTGAACTCACCAACGCACCGCTTTTGCATGCTTGCGCGAAGGCAGGCCGCGACCTCATCCTATCGACAGGTATGGCGACGCTGGATGAAGTGGAGACCATGCTGGGCGTGGTTGCGCATGGGTATCTTGGCGAGAACACGCCTGGCGAAAAGGCATTCGAAGAAGCGTTTGAGAGCGAAGCGGGGAAAGCTGCTCTCAAGTCCCGCGTAAAACTGTTGCATTGCACGAGTTCCTACCCAACACCGGACATTGACGTAAACCTCAGAGCAATTGAGACGCTTCGTACGACGTTTGGTCTACCTGTTGGGTTTTCAGATCACAGCGAAGGCATTGTTCACGCGATAGCTTCGGTAGCTATGGGGGCCTGCATCATCGAGAAGCATTATACGCTCGACAAGGAATTACCAGGTCCCGATCATAAAGCGTCTGCGACGCCGGAAGAGTTGAGTGCCCTCGTTGAGGGAGTTCGACGGGTATCCACAGGCCTTGGTGATGGGGCCAAAGAGCCGCGCCCCGCCGAAATCAGCAATATGGCGATTGGCCGGAAATCTTTGGTCGCTTGTAAGCCCATTAGTGCAGGTGAAGTTTTTACAACTGACAACCTCACCGTTAAACGACCGGGCACCGGCCTGCGCCCTGAGCTCTATTGGTCGCTTCTTGGAACCCACGCTGCACGGGCGTATGCGCCCGATGACATGATTACCCAGTAG
- the per gene encoding GDP-perosamine synthase, giving the protein MGLATLNQPYEQVDPSQVVAAIRSAIGVSEDHAFQPLHVPHFEGAEWDYVKDCLDTGWVSSVGSYVEKFEKEVAAHSGVAHGVAVVNGTAALQIALQVVGVGLGDEVLMPALTFVATPNAASYLGAVPHFVDSDPATLGLDPTKLDAYLAEIGERSLEGLRNRLTGRRFGAIVPMHTYGHAVDMEPLIAVAARYGIPIVEDAAESLGSIYKGEKCGSLGRVAAISFNGNKIITTGGGGAIVTDDADLAARAKHLTTTAKVAHRWAFDHDAVGYNYRLPNLNAALGCAQLESLPSYIERKRSLAERYVSAFEAVPGVSVFRERCFGRANYWLNCLFLDDPSIETRDAVLEATNEAGLMTRPTWTLMNDLPMYAGAPAMLLDGARNIEARLINVPSSVPLGENPC; this is encoded by the coding sequence ATGGGACTTGCGACACTCAATCAGCCGTATGAACAGGTAGATCCGTCTCAGGTGGTGGCTGCTATTCGGTCGGCTATTGGTGTGTCAGAAGACCATGCCTTTCAGCCGCTTCATGTACCGCATTTCGAAGGTGCTGAGTGGGACTATGTCAAAGACTGTCTCGATACAGGCTGGGTCTCCTCTGTTGGCTCTTATGTCGAAAAGTTTGAAAAAGAGGTCGCCGCTCATTCAGGTGTCGCTCATGGGGTTGCTGTCGTAAACGGCACGGCGGCGCTTCAGATTGCGCTACAGGTAGTCGGTGTTGGCCTTGGCGACGAAGTGCTGATGCCAGCGCTTACCTTTGTCGCAACCCCCAATGCAGCGTCCTATCTCGGCGCGGTCCCTCATTTCGTGGATAGCGATCCCGCGACATTGGGGCTAGATCCAACCAAACTCGACGCTTATCTCGCGGAGATTGGCGAACGGTCCCTGGAAGGATTGCGCAATCGACTGACGGGGCGTCGGTTCGGCGCCATTGTCCCCATGCACACTTATGGGCATGCGGTTGATATGGAGCCTCTGATTGCGGTTGCGGCCCGGTATGGCATTCCGATTGTTGAGGATGCAGCCGAGTCCCTCGGCAGTATCTACAAAGGCGAAAAATGCGGTTCGCTTGGCCGTGTCGCCGCGATCAGCTTTAATGGGAACAAGATCATCACAACCGGTGGCGGCGGGGCGATTGTCACGGACGATGCGGACCTAGCAGCTCGTGCCAAGCATCTGACGACGACGGCGAAAGTCGCCCATCGGTGGGCCTTTGACCATGATGCCGTTGGATATAATTACCGTCTTCCGAACCTGAACGCGGCACTTGGCTGTGCGCAACTTGAAAGCCTCCCATCCTACATTGAGCGTAAGCGTTCTCTTGCCGAACGATATGTATCTGCCTTCGAGGCCGTTCCGGGTGTCAGCGTTTTCCGTGAGCGGTGCTTTGGTCGCGCCAATTATTGGTTGAACTGTCTTTTTCTTGATGATCCGTCAATCGAAACACGTGATGCGGTGCTCGAGGCTACAAATGAAGCGGGCCTTATGACGCGACCCACCTGGACGTTGATGAATGATCTGCCGATGTATGCAGGCGCACCCGCCATGCTGCTTGATGGTGCTCGTAATATCGAAGCGCGTCTTATCAATGTTCCCTCAAGTGTCCCACTTGGAGAAAACCCATGTTGA
- the bshB2 gene encoding putative N-acetyl-alpha-D-glucosaminyl L-malate deacetylase 2: MSDILVVAPHPDDETFGCGGALLKARHSGAQLHWLILTEMTAFSGYSSERIATREGEIEAVTQAFGFQSVHRLGYETAALDVAPIGEIVKKIADIFAQVHPSDVYLPFPGDAHTDHKISFDAALSCTKWFRAPYLRRVLAYETLSETDIVRRPGGLDFTPSLYENITDWSAKKRSIIELYGEEVGDAPFPRSLEIVDAKEKVRGAEAGYAAAEAFMLLKEVRP, translated from the coding sequence ATGTCTGACATTCTGGTCGTTGCCCCTCATCCTGACGATGAAACCTTCGGGTGTGGGGGAGCTTTGTTGAAGGCCCGTCACTCTGGCGCCCAATTGCACTGGCTGATCCTGACGGAGATGACAGCTTTTTCTGGCTATTCAAGCGAACGCATCGCGACGCGCGAAGGTGAGATTGAAGCAGTGACCCAGGCATTTGGTTTTCAGTCAGTTCACCGCCTTGGGTATGAGACGGCGGCACTTGATGTTGCGCCAATCGGCGAGATTGTGAAGAAGATCGCAGACATCTTTGCGCAAGTTCATCCATCTGATGTCTATTTGCCGTTCCCAGGTGATGCCCACACAGACCACAAGATTTCTTTTGATGCGGCTCTGTCCTGCACCAAATGGTTTCGCGCACCATACCTCAGGCGCGTTTTGGCATACGAAACGCTCTCGGAAACGGACATTGTAAGGCGGCCTGGTGGTCTGGATTTCACCCCATCTCTGTATGAGAACATCACAGATTGGTCTGCGAAGAAGAGATCCATCATTGAACTCTATGGCGAGGAGGTGGGGGACGCACCGTTTCCACGGAGCCTGGAAATTGTAGATGCGAAAGAGAAGGTGCGTGGTGCGGAGGCAGGATATGCGGCCGCAGAAGCCTTTATGCTTCTCAAAGAGGTGAGGCCATGA
- the galE gene encoding UDP-glucose 4-epimerase, with product MALTIDGIGETRGADLNGTSDVYAQAIRNCAARMEGEDPLAAAEALQDELSRLDKASRSGAVLPRHVLVIGGAGYVGSVMVRELLKRGYQTRVLDNFLYSNSLSLEGLYDEPGFSLVMGDLRDEEVLDRALDGVTDVVLLASLVGDPISKKFPDLTRSVNQAGSETVFKALEGRGIHKFVFTSTCSNYGMRDSDEPADETSDLKPLSIYAETKVGFEQFLLEQGKTSEAIPTVLRISTAFGLSHRMRFDLTVNEFTAALAKGEALDVYDKDTWRPYCHVRDIAGAVIRVLEAPEEKVRGEVFNVGADENNYTKAMIIDEILTHIDGKVSYVEKGSDPRNYRVSFAKIKNELGFEPRHSVKAFVPELIEAVRSGLYLRSEEIPGYYGNYDVREEAAA from the coding sequence ATGGCACTGACAATTGATGGAATTGGCGAGACGCGTGGCGCGGACCTGAACGGCACGAGCGATGTCTATGCACAGGCTATCCGCAACTGTGCGGCGCGGATGGAAGGGGAGGACCCCCTGGCGGCTGCTGAAGCTCTTCAGGACGAACTTTCACGGCTCGACAAAGCCTCTAGAAGTGGGGCGGTTTTACCGCGTCATGTGCTGGTCATCGGTGGTGCCGGCTATGTGGGCTCCGTCATGGTCCGTGAGCTTTTGAAGCGCGGATACCAAACGCGGGTGCTCGACAATTTCCTCTATTCAAATTCGCTGTCGCTGGAAGGTCTTTATGACGAGCCAGGCTTCAGCCTGGTCATGGGAGACCTGCGGGACGAAGAGGTCCTTGATCGCGCGCTGGATGGGGTTACGGACGTGGTTCTTTTGGCTTCGCTTGTTGGCGACCCGATTTCCAAGAAATTCCCCGATCTCACACGCTCGGTCAATCAGGCCGGTTCAGAGACTGTCTTTAAAGCGCTTGAAGGGCGGGGCATTCACAAGTTCGTCTTTACGTCTACCTGTTCCAACTACGGTATGCGGGACAGCGATGAACCCGCGGATGAAACATCTGATCTCAAACCTCTCTCCATCTATGCGGAGACCAAAGTTGGGTTCGAGCAGTTTCTGCTGGAGCAGGGGAAAACATCTGAAGCAATTCCGACTGTGCTTCGTATCTCCACAGCATTCGGGCTCAGCCACCGCATGCGTTTTGATCTGACAGTGAATGAATTCACAGCTGCTCTCGCTAAGGGCGAAGCGCTGGATGTCTATGACAAGGATACGTGGCGCCCTTACTGCCACGTGCGTGACATTGCCGGTGCGGTCATTCGGGTGCTGGAAGCACCGGAGGAAAAGGTCCGCGGCGAAGTCTTCAATGTTGGTGCTGATGAAAACAACTACACCAAGGCGATGATCATCGACGAAATCCTGACCCACATTGATGGCAAGGTTTCTTACGTCGAAAAGGGCAGCGATCCGCGCAACTACCGGGTGTCCTTTGCCAAGATCAAAAATGAATTGGGATTTGAGCCGCGCCACTCTGTGAAAGCCTTTGTCCCAGAATTGATCGAGGCAGTTCGTTCTGGTCTCTACCTGCGTTCAGAAGAAATTCCCGGTTATTACGGGAACTATGATGTGCGCGAGGAAGCTGCCGCCTGA
- a CDS encoding carboxymuconolactone decarboxylase family protein, translated as MTRLAPLNRADLPDLEDHLALAEASMGFLPNSLLIMARRPELVKAFVGMMAQVNLGGALSPGLRQMIAYMASRSAGCLYCQAHTHHGAENADDLDAQKLAQIWEYETSDLFSEAERAALTVAQLSAQVPNGVSDADFEALKPHFDEDQIVDIVAVISAFGFLNRWNDTLATPLEEVPVAHASDHLAKSGWTTGKHA; from the coding sequence ATGACGCGATTGGCACCTTTGAACCGGGCGGACCTGCCCGATCTGGAAGACCATCTGGCCTTGGCCGAGGCATCCATGGGCTTCTTGCCTAATTCTCTATTGATCATGGCGCGGCGCCCAGAGCTGGTGAAAGCCTTTGTGGGCATGATGGCGCAGGTCAATCTGGGCGGGGCGCTGTCGCCGGGTCTCAGGCAGATGATTGCTTATATGGCGAGTCGATCTGCAGGCTGCCTTTACTGTCAGGCGCATACGCATCATGGGGCGGAAAATGCGGACGATCTGGATGCCCAGAAGCTGGCGCAGATCTGGGAATATGAGACGTCCGATCTCTTTTCTGAGGCGGAGAGGGCGGCGCTGACCGTGGCGCAATTGTCGGCTCAGGTGCCCAACGGGGTTTCTGATGCGGATTTTGAGGCCCTAAAACCCCATTTCGACGAGGACCAGATCGTCGATATCGTCGCGGTGATCTCGGCTTTTGGCTTTCTCAATCGCTGGAATGACACGCTGGCGACCCCGCTGGAGGAGGTGCCGGTGGCCCATGCGAGCGATCATTTGGCCAAATCCGGCTGGACGACAGGCAAGCACGCGTGA
- a CDS encoding acetyltransferase (GNAT) domain protein, with protein sequence MLNAATTFHAHELDFRPFRPGDEHAILALFQAAFGKPMSKDYWNWRYRDNPIDAPMIELAWDGDTLAAHYAVSPMPLTIGRDVGKAALSMTTMTHPDYQGMGLFPQLAERLYDRLAKQGYRMVFGFPNSNSHRGFVQNLGWEDMAPVPLMSASIDDMKFPDTPGRSFAQVDRFSDWLPSIAPSPAKVSLGRDIAYYNWRMLEDPENDYRIGVAGGDGGLGLAVFKRHEDAVDIVELAATPETVGALIGSVAAIARDDGATRLNMWLPVFDPMFPAIEKVGFRPGGPVTYMGGRVFGSGGDLLDSRSWSVRMVMSDVF encoded by the coding sequence ATGTTGAATGCAGCAACGACGTTTCATGCACACGAGTTGGATTTTCGGCCTTTCCGTCCTGGTGACGAGCACGCCATTTTGGCATTGTTCCAAGCGGCTTTCGGAAAACCAATGTCCAAGGACTATTGGAACTGGCGGTATAGGGATAATCCAATTGACGCGCCGATGATCGAACTTGCCTGGGACGGTGACACGCTGGCTGCGCATTATGCTGTGTCGCCAATGCCCCTGACGATCGGGAGGGATGTCGGTAAAGCTGCGTTGTCCATGACAACGATGACCCATCCTGACTATCAAGGAATGGGTCTGTTTCCACAATTGGCTGAACGGTTATACGACCGCCTTGCGAAACAGGGCTATAGGATGGTCTTCGGCTTTCCTAACAGCAATAGCCATAGGGGTTTTGTGCAGAATTTGGGGTGGGAGGACATGGCTCCGGTGCCGCTTATGTCTGCCTCTATCGACGACATGAAGTTTCCAGATACACCGGGTCGGAGTTTTGCTCAGGTTGACCGTTTTAGCGATTGGCTTCCGAGCATTGCGCCTTCACCGGCCAAAGTCTCTCTTGGACGTGACATTGCCTATTATAACTGGCGCATGCTTGAAGACCCGGAAAATGACTATCGCATTGGCGTTGCCGGTGGCGATGGTGGATTGGGTCTTGCTGTCTTCAAACGCCATGAAGATGCTGTTGATATTGTTGAGCTTGCGGCAACGCCGGAGACCGTCGGTGCTCTTATCGGGAGTGTTGCGGCCATCGCCCGCGATGATGGTGCGACGCGTCTCAACATGTGGCTGCCCGTGTTTGATCCGATGTTCCCAGCAATCGAGAAAGTCGGTTTTAGACCTGGAGGTCCCGTCACCTACATGGGTGGAAGGGTCTTTGGGTCCGGGGGTGATCTGCTGGACAGCCGCTCATGGTCTGTGCGCATGGTGATGTCCGATGTCTTCTGA
- the fdxE gene encoding ferredoxin-6, with protein sequence MAKITYIEHDGTSHTIDCENGMTVMEGAIKNSIPGIDADCGGACACATCHVYVDDAWKDKTGSAEQMEEDMLDFAFDVRDGSRLSCQIKVSDEVDGLVVRLPEKQF encoded by the coding sequence ATGGCGAAGATCACCTATATCGAACATGACGGGACGTCCCACACCATTGACTGTGAAAACGGTATGACGGTGATGGAAGGCGCTATTAAGAACTCCATTCCGGGCATTGATGCGGATTGCGGCGGGGCCTGCGCCTGCGCGACCTGCCACGTCTATGTTGACGATGCATGGAAAGACAAGACCGGCTCTGCCGAGCAGATGGAAGAGGATATGCTCGACTTCGCCTTTGACGTGCGCGACGGCAGCCGCCTGTCCTGTCAGATCAAGGTTTCTGACGAAGTTGACGGTCTGGTCGTTCGTCTGCCTGAAAAGCAGTTCTGA
- a CDS encoding UDP-N,N'-diacetylbacillosamine 2-epimerase (hydrolyzing), whose translation MFVTGSRAEYDILYPVIEAVSQSKSLRPEIVVTGSHLASVFGLTVKDVEADGYPVVAKIDNLLASDSDAARAKSAAIQLQGLVDVVAFRRPDFLVVVGDREEAITVALSGGYLDVPVVHIAGGDTADDFNIDNSVRHAVTKLAHLHMTASAGSAERVLRLGEEPWRVHNVGAPGLDRLVDEPEIDLACVWKMMNVAPVEGPFLIMIQHPLLPEMHDAERQMKATLDAIVACGLPTFVSSPNSDPGNHAMSRLLADYANRHPTIVAYKNLSRAVFVNLMRNASALVGNSSCGIIEAPLLKLPVVNVGSRQVGREHAGNVEFVDYDATEIEAALKKAVFDDQYRAQVESAKNPYGDGTAGKQICDVLVQETDQRRLVQKRNTF comes from the coding sequence ATGTTCGTTACCGGTTCAAGAGCCGAGTACGACATCCTTTACCCCGTGATTGAGGCGGTCTCTCAGTCAAAGTCATTGCGACCTGAGATTGTTGTTACCGGCAGCCATCTTGCGTCGGTCTTTGGTTTGACGGTCAAAGACGTCGAAGCTGACGGATATCCAGTCGTCGCAAAAATCGACAACCTTCTTGCTTCTGACAGCGATGCTGCCCGCGCCAAGTCAGCCGCGATTCAATTGCAAGGACTTGTCGACGTCGTTGCATTTCGGCGACCAGATTTTCTGGTTGTCGTTGGCGACAGGGAAGAGGCAATTACCGTCGCTTTGTCGGGCGGCTATCTTGACGTTCCCGTCGTTCATATTGCCGGTGGCGATACAGCAGATGATTTTAATATCGACAATTCTGTGAGGCATGCGGTCACAAAACTGGCGCACCTTCACATGACGGCTTCTGCTGGAAGTGCAGAACGGGTTTTGCGTCTCGGAGAAGAGCCCTGGCGCGTCCACAATGTCGGCGCGCCTGGTCTTGATCGGCTTGTAGATGAGCCTGAGATCGACTTGGCCTGTGTCTGGAAAATGATGAACGTGGCGCCTGTTGAGGGACCTTTTCTCATTATGATCCAGCACCCATTATTGCCTGAGATGCATGATGCGGAACGGCAAATGAAGGCGACCCTTGATGCAATTGTCGCATGCGGCTTACCCACCTTTGTTTCCAGTCCAAACAGTGACCCAGGCAATCATGCTATGTCGCGGCTCCTGGCTGACTATGCAAACCGTCATCCAACGATTGTTGCCTACAAAAACTTATCGCGGGCTGTGTTTGTGAACCTGATGCGCAATGCATCTGCCCTGGTCGGTAATTCGAGTTGTGGGATCATTGAGGCGCCGCTTCTGAAGCTGCCGGTGGTGAATGTAGGAAGCCGTCAGGTTGGTCGTGAGCACGCCGGAAATGTTGAATTTGTTGATTATGATGCAACAGAGATCGAGGCAGCGCTGAAAAAGGCTGTGTTCGACGATCAGTATCGTGCGCAGGTGGAATCGGCAAAAAACCCTTATGGGGATGGCACAGCGGGCAAGCAGATATGCGATGTCCTTGTCCAAGAAACCGACCAGCGCCGGCTGGTTCAGAAGCGCAATACGTTTTGA
- a CDS encoding fatty acid desaturase encodes MLPEHRAHSEAMAQNANAMVDGIVWQTIALSLGCAAIIVGTMAAGALNALPLWTVSLIIYLSVYLSYTALHEAVHQNITGTRKDLAWINKAIGTLSSFFLVHSYEMHKTIHLTHHRNTNDPEHDPDHWVNGSNFLMTCLRSGTLFNGYFFYCYKHWDDKQMRRAYWIGLRDTFLSLGAIALIAVFVDWKLAVFGFLVPATFAMMTLGVFFDYLVHVPYKARARFENTRVIVFPRWLDTIVTWAYVQQNYHGVHHAFPRIPFTKYRHFYRTTEADIVEAGMPVARPLG; translated from the coding sequence ATGCTTCCAGAACACAGAGCCCATAGCGAAGCCATGGCCCAAAATGCCAACGCCATGGTGGATGGCATTGTCTGGCAGACGATTGCCCTGTCACTGGGCTGTGCAGCAATCATTGTCGGAACAATGGCCGCGGGCGCTCTAAACGCACTACCGCTCTGGACGGTCTCACTCATCATCTATCTAAGCGTATATCTGAGCTACACTGCGCTCCACGAAGCAGTACATCAGAACATCACTGGTACCCGGAAGGATCTTGCCTGGATCAACAAGGCGATCGGGACCCTCTCCTCTTTCTTCCTCGTGCATTCCTACGAGATGCACAAAACCATTCACCTGACCCACCATCGCAACACCAATGACCCCGAGCATGATCCGGATCATTGGGTGAATGGCTCAAACTTTCTGATGACATGTCTGCGCAGCGGCACGCTCTTCAACGGCTATTTCTTCTATTGCTACAAACACTGGGACGACAAACAGATGCGCCGCGCCTATTGGATCGGCCTTCGCGATACGTTTCTCTCGCTAGGCGCCATCGCGCTGATTGCAGTCTTTGTCGATTGGAAACTTGCGGTCTTCGGATTCCTGGTGCCTGCAACCTTCGCCATGATGACGCTAGGTGTCTTTTTCGACTATCTGGTGCATGTGCCCTACAAAGCCCGGGCGCGATTTGAAAACACCCGCGTCATTGTCTTCCCCCGCTGGCTAGACACCATTGTCACCTGGGCTTATGTGCAGCAGAACTATCATGGCGTGCATCACGCCTTCCCGCGCATTCCCTTTACCAAGTACCGGCACTTTTACCGGACAACAGAGGCGGACATCGTCGAAGCCGGCATGCCGGTTGCCCGCCCACTTGGCTGA